The region cgctgttgcactaaagttagggaggttatggaggaagtaagcattttcgcttttatttcaaaatgtttgtttaatgccagccgtaacattaatgagcaggtgctgaggaggagaagaaggtgtgtgtgtgtgtgtgtgtgtgtgtgtgtgtggggagtggtgatagagcgagggagaagtgagagagtgacggcgattagcttcggagcgagtagcgactctagagtcctagtgagagaaacaaagtgtctcccctgttctttctgaccaaggtgggaaatctggagcaggaaaagttatggagaaggagaaccaggaaatgaggtGGAATGCAACACTACCAAGTCCGCGGCCGAACGGCGTGCGCCTGCCgaagtgtagttacatttttcgagaggtgcgcgtcaggctacggcgtagggtccggggtagacgcagaggggtctgcgggggtacgccgtcgattttACGCACAACTATAAAATGGCCTTTAGAGTCTTGGTCCGTGTTTCAAGACGGGTCGGGTGGCCGCAGACCCCTGCCGCCTTTTACGTGAGCCGATCCCCGCCCTGGCGACGCAACGCGGTTGGGGCGCACTGAGGACAGTCCGCCGCGGTTGACAGCCGCACCGGGAGCAGGGGGCCCCACCCCTCCCCGCGGGGAGAGAGGGCGCAGCAAGGGGCATTGAGGTAGAAGTCGCATCAAATCCACCTTGGTTGACTTGTTTacactgcggccgcattgaataaaaaaataaaaaataaagaaatctgatctgggcagatttgagtgttcacacttcttctgaagaagtctaaaaacaacaaaaaaaaaaatcatatttgggccacttttgcctgcagtctgaacgtagcttCAGTGTTGGCACTTGGAACTGTCTCTTCAAAATGTTgacaatatattttaataagCCGTTTCAATTCCACAGTCTCCCTCTACTGGCTAAAGTGGGAAGAAGGTTTAAGGTGGCACTGGTGATGGAAATTAACCATCTTTAATTAACAATGCCATTTCATGATTTTTAATTGGTTATCTCACTTTCATGAATGGACTTGGTTAATACTGGGCAGCACATTCAAAGAAATAAATTATCTACAGCTCTCTACAGCAATACCAATACAGCTGTAGCTTATCAATTCTCAGCAGCACAGAGGACCAACCAGCTGTAAGCGAggtttgtcatttttatatCCAAATAGCTGAATTTTAGCCACCAGGTTCAACAAAGCTGTTCTGCTAATAGATCATATAATTAGACGTTGATACATTTTTATAACAGTCACCTCACTACCACTCCAGGCATGGCCATCCCTCATGGTCTTCTCCATATATCCCATCTTCTTCAAAAAACATGTCATCATCAGGCTCCTCCTGTTGGCCCCGAAAACAAAGATTGATTTGTTGAAACCAATGGTCCAATGATAGAAACTGCCGGTATGACCTTACATCAACAGCCATCAGCGACTACaaactttaatattttaaaaaaggccaattccggtcgatttgaacacgtagctctgttgtttgtggtcacggagtgctgtcagtagcgagaaaaccGAAAAtaatcggtgttgcctacaccgaGTTATGCTCCTGCTACAGTTCGCACCCAGGCGGCTGAAACGGGGCAGGTTTTAAACATGCTTTTGGCCTCAAGTTGgagatgtcattacaagtgcctagcCATGTGAActgattccttccgagtgaacacagtgaatatgACTGCAGTAGACaactctgtttagttccggtgaaGTCCACACAAGTCGATTGTCGAACTCATACAATCCAATATTCCAAAACGTTTTCCACCAAAAAACGATGGTCACGAATTGCCGTGGTTATGTCACTGACCCAATCTCGTCGTTATCCCAAAGCTCCGTCTTCGTCTGTCAGCTGACAGTCTCCAACTGTTGCGTAGTTACCCATGAGCAGTCGTGAGATTCGTGATCATCGTTTTTTTGGAGGAAAAAATAGGTTTTGGAATATTGGATTGGAAGAGCTTGACAATTGACTTGGGTGGACTTCAACAGAACTAAACAAAGGTGTGTGCACTGgctgaattagcacaacttttatacatttctttcacatctgcTGCAGTcatattcactgtgttcactcggaaggaatcaaATCACATGgctaggcacttgtaatgacatctcCAACATGTTAAGAGGCCAAAAGCACGTTTTAAAACCTGCCCAGTTTCAGCTGCCTGGGTGCGAACTGTAGCAGGAGCATAACTCGGTGTAGGCAACacagattattttcatttttcttgctactgacagcactctgtgaccacaaacaacagagctacgtgttcaaatcgaccggaattctccgtTAACAGGAGAAAGTATTAGtacaaaatgacaataaaaaaatggaCTGGAATACATAAAGCACGATACAGTGAAtagcaaacaacacacaaatataATTCAGCATATTTTTCCACTGTCAGAGTGGTCCTGAGGTACTTTCTCCAGCAAACGACCGACAGAAAATATCCAAACTGCTGGATGATTTATATGGTTCATCCTAATGAAACCTTACATATGGAGGATCCAACGATGCTCTGGCACTCACCGGTTGGACCCGACACATTGTGTTATAAGTAGTTCCTGGGAATGGAAGATGGTCCATTCCTGTAGACATGTCAACAACGATCTCATCTTGATGCATAGGGATGGGTGGGTCCCCGCGCACCTGTAGGGCCAGGACAATAACTGTTGTGTTGTCTGCACGGAGCATGCGTTCTTTCCAAAACAGTAAGGCCGTGCATCCCAGCCGGCAGGCGCAAGACATTCCCTTTGGTCCctggaagcaaaaaaaaaaaaggaggcagtagaaggagaaagaaaatgaaaatgaatgatttCATAAAATATGGTAAATTCTAAAGCTTCCAGGCTCCAACAATACTATTAAATGGGATTAATTGTGAACCACTTCTCATAATAAGCTGCTGCGGTGTTatttctcagtccctccagaaaaacgggattatgcgatcgcattaattcaatgcataatcagccaaagtctgcatatttatgcgggggctacattttttcaaatacggcgcactttcgccgcataaattgcggatttctgcgcaaaatatgcggggcttgcatgatttcataatccccgcatttccattgcaaaaaagtcacatatatcttagcagaaagagcagacattttcccctgttgccatgggaacgttatgaagtgacgtaattacgcgacatgaacagcatcgaaaagcagggtgttgggggaatcacttttttttctctttttcatcaaaccgcagtttttgcaagttcccgcaatttcattgcataaaattgcataaatatcacgcatattccatcgcattttttaagaaaacgtgccacataatcaaggacttttgcccgcaacaatcacacaaaaaactaatttttcaaacgcatttttctggaaggactgatttcTCGTACAATTACAGTACGTACCACCATTTTGTCGTGGCTAGAACACATATTGACCGCATTACTGGGTGGCATCATATTCCACAGTCCGTCACTGCCGAGGATGATGTAGCGATGCCGCTTGGGGTCAAGCGTCATCACGGTGGTGTCGGGCTCTGGGGAAACCACAAACTCCCCGCTGTAGAAATCGTAGCTCCACAGATCCCCTTTCAACAGATACGGAAATATATATTATCACTTTTGGAGCAATAACTAAAGAAAAATGATTCATTACAAAACGCCCAATATAACTGTACGGACACTAATCCTGACAAACAAGAGCGTTCTCTTTACCGAGGGACCGGGCCACAGCAAGGAAGGGGATCTGGTCAATGACTGTACTCCTCCTCACAGGGCCGTTATGGGTCAGCCTGGGTCTCTTCCACACAACACGGTTCACCCCAGATTTCTTCATTACACTACAGTCACAAGAATAACACAGCGTAAGTCAACACAAAGGCTAGTTTTCAAGTTCGACAGGAAATACAGCGACGATGAAAGGGACAAGTGCAAGAAACTATCTGCCCCTCCGTGTGATGTGCTTTGGCTGTTTGACATAGCCCCTGACCTTATAATAAAACTCAATCTTGAAAAATATGTCCTGTTCACCAACTCACCTGCCACCCAGCCGTTCAatcctttgtttttctttaggaAGTTCAGGTTTATGGTCTTGTGTTATTTCAAGTGCCTGGAGCCTGATATCAGAGTCATTTTCTTGCACTCCAACCACTACTGCCGAATCCCCTACATGGGCCACGTACATGTGAACTCCGCGGATCACAATCACGCTGGCTGTGGTGCCTGATGTGCTGGGCAGGCCAGTAACAGTCTTTGGCCACTCCGCTGTTAAGGGCAAAAGATcgataaaaaggaaaaatgattGTTACTCACTGATCATTATGGTAAAAGTTTGTGAGGGAAACACTGTAGGTAGTATCAGTAAGGGCAGTAACACAATGCCAAAGTGTTGATACATTGTCCATTATGAAAAACTAGCTATGATTCATCACTTGATACTGAAACCGCAACATGCAGGCTATAAAAATACTACAggagtagttttatttttttattttttacaaggCATTTCCTCGTCTTTAAAACCCATCTACCACAAGATATGATAGCACACAGCTTCTTTCTGCATAAACAGGAGTTCAATACATGTAAAAGGTTTAGCCTCAAACATAGGAGGAATTAAAAGAAGGAGCTTCATTTTATGAAAACTCTGCAaatctgcaaaaatatcacggtcACATAGCACTACTGATGAAAATAGATTCCGATAGCCACCGGTCAGAGAGCGGTTTCATAAAAGCATGACGACCACATAATCCAGGCTTATTTGAgtacatttgacttttttttgggaGAAATTTAGTTTCATGTTTCATAAAGCAGGATTAAATAGGTTTGACCCATGTTGCCATAGAAATGTATCGTTGTAGGGCAGTCTTCAGCTGAGGCTTAACTAGTATTACATTCTACTAACCAGACTGAAACGCCCCAATTTTCTCCCAAATTACACCCCAACAGTTCCCTCATTACAGCACACAGTTCCTCTATACTTGTGTCAGGATCAGTGTCACCGGTGATCTTCCAACAAGCTGCCAAAGCTTCTCTTTGGGCATTTCGGTTTTGTCCATTTTCACTTTAATATTGGATCATTaatatcattgtttgtttgtttgtttcattgATGTGCTGCTGTGTGGCTGTGGACATCACCGTTTGCTTTACTTGTCTCTTTTCTTCATAGTGAAATGATGTGATCTGGGCATCATGTCTCCAGTTAGTTTTACTGTTGTTACTCCAGAAGACTTTTTACAAGAAGTCCTGCTTCTTCTAGCTAGGTTCCTTTATAGACATGTCCTGATCCAGCGCCACTTTCTACAAACCCTTTCTGCAGAAAGATGTGTACAGTATTTCACATGAGAGGAAAATACACTGTGTTTAGGTCATATTAAGAGAAGGATGAACAAAATTCACATTTTCAATAACAGCAGTGTGGGAACACAAGTGCAAGGTCATCACCAAAATCAAAAACTAACATCGGAAACTGATATTACCCccacatttacagaaataatAGGATTTTATAATGCACATACTAGGACTGCACAGCTAAATTAAGTTATTTACGAATGCAAGTTAGCAAAACGTTTATTTTTCCCTTTCAACCCTTGATCCACTTCTATCTGTGTAGCTAGTGTTGTGATGAAAACATCCCAGTAGGGGTTATGTCAACTCTGAAAGCTGTGTTATGGTCAGGTGACGGCTCATTGTGTTCATTTGTAATAGAATGGCTCATTTGGCAGAGGAATGGACATCCCCACACCAGCTGAGTAGGACACCGCGAGATGATCGCAACGATTATGAACAATAGGCAGCAATCAATATGAGGGGGAACATACaagcaggctaacgttaactttgaTGACTTACGTAGCTCTTTCCACATTGCATGGTGACAGGCGATGAACCCTTTCTTTAGAGCGGCACACACTTCACTGTGATCCTTCGACCAAAACCCCCGCTGTCTTTTCAATAACTCCCACAGATTCTCTCTTGCGAAATGTGCTGCTTCTCGACCCCCGTGGCCATCAAAAACAGCGAAAAACGCCACAGACCTCCGAGTGTCGACTGCTTGCCCTGCGACTTTTTCCTCTGATACCGGTGCACTGTTGTTGCCACTGTCCTCATTTGATAGACTCTCTACCCACACTGCAGAAACTGGGGCAGATTCGGCAGCTACGTTCTGATCATGTGTCTCATTTTCAGTCTGTTTTGTAGGTTCGCTCTCCGCTTTCCCCTGTCCTCCATGTCCCTGCGACTTTGGATAATCTTCGCCTGGCGACGGCGACTGCGTCGGCTCGTACTCGATTCTTATATCGACAACATCCTCCATGTATTTCCTCCCACCTTGCTCGGAATATGCACTCATACGAAATATTATCCCCTCGTCCATGATTGTTAACGCCAAATGGTAACTATCTAAGCAATATAAGGGCACATGTAGTTGTTAACCGTAGCTTGCAAGCTAAATTTTCGAACCGATTTTGCCGCGAACGTATGGCCGAAGGCTTCCTTCCTTTTTGTTTATCTTCTCCGAGACGTCCAGCTGTACGTAATGACGTCCTGTTTTTCCCACCTATCGACTTTGCAACTACGCATGACACGCATGATTGTGCTGCCTTTACTGTCGCTCGGAGAAATTGGAATTACATGTAGCGATCACATTACAGACCAGTAACAACTGCAAATTGTTGTGAATATGACCCTTTTCATGACTCACTTGGTGATATCATCCTCAATTTGTCATAGACGAATCCCAGCTGCTGTGCTATCGCAGTATGGTAACTCAAGAGAACTTTCTAAAATACGTTTAAAAAATGAGAAATTTAGCCCaaaaatcccccccccctcccccagtaTGGCAGAAGGACAGCCAAAGTAAGCAAAcaatatttaaactttttttttttctgttgtggcAATAGACTGTATGGTTGTGACAGCAAAATGAGTCTATCCTCCACAAATATTTATAGACGCAATAGTACAGCTTGCATGCAGCTTTTAAATGTTTGGGAAATGGCCATTAAATTAATTGTATAACCCTAAATTAAGCTAATAATTCAAAACTAAGCTAATGTCAAACCTAACGTTAAGTTACTCAGACATAGTGCAACGGCATGCTTGATAGAAAAGTACACGTGTTTCTTTCTTTAGCAAATATTGCCTTAacgttatttaaaaaacattttggctaATTTGAACATATTCAAAAGCTGTGGACTTTTAATTGTCAACATATAGTTATGCACTTAAAAAAACTTGCATTTTGATTTGCAGTTTACTTATGGAGAGTTGCCTCAAAGGACTTGCTGTGACCTGCTCATACATGACTTGGAATGGCCTCAGGCTTAAACTTACACCACAAGTGTTTTTACACCTAAACTTGGGTGAAGGTGAGGATAAAGGCCTTCAGGAGGACACGTTGGCATGTCACAGCAGGTAAAGCACTAACAGGTGTAACTGGTTCAATTAAAGgccccatgacatggtgctttttggatgcttttatataggccgtagtggtcccataatactgtatctgaagtctctttcccgaatttcagccttggtgcagaattatggtgcgttctttttgtccaccgaagtcgttttacgagttgttttccggagttacgacccggaagttgcaaaaagaacgcccccgaggtcgtatttacgactcgtcaagtcgtctgaactcagaggaccccgagctcactttcaaagatggctacgtcgtgcatcacacgtagtaaacattgtggttatctacaattttaagcacttttgtctttgttgtaaccaaatgaagaagtcgtacacatagcactgtatactgctacctataggcatgtcgctacagtcttatgagttaaataccgcctaattagttattttgtagcttgtgcagctgaaattggctagagacgctcggttgctatatgacaacaatggctttaagccgagtcttgagcagaaagcagagcagtagcctaacgttaacattaatcaaaacgtaattttcatgtatcaaactgtgaaatatatgtgtgtaatatgtcaataactgggtgaatagaatcctaaatgttactaaaaatgttacaaaaatccatcttttctccgactcgtagtattgtgtgacaaaaagaatgcaacaacccgcggttattcgtttttcgacacggatgtgacgtcacgctcgagctactagtcgcgattacaagacaaaaagaacgcaccattttagagccactagagccagtaccacaatgagttttccttactatgtgccatttctgtgtctttagctattgaggagggggggggcaaggtggagggtgggggtgtggccttgaccaactcccactttgctcgtttgaaagccatgattgtcggtacacgatccgttctgcctgcacgatccgttctgcacatgcgcgacACATgcgcgatccgttctgcacatgcacGACACATgcgcgatccgttctgcacatgcgcaaaatgttcgcgcatgcgctgttgtacgacgattcacgacactgcacgatctgttccatgcttccggtcgacagccaagctaacgttagtttagctaacagctaattcggctaaccgctagctgagacagcatgtaataactttaaaagaccctcaaaataaaacttgaaaataaacgttaacatatataacagctgttacgtcagttctactttacttgtgctcatttaaaatacaatcactcaatatttgtctttattgttattactgtaaagt is a window of Perca fluviatilis chromosome 16, GENO_Pfluv_1.0, whole genome shotgun sequence DNA encoding:
- the LOC120544428 gene encoding protein phosphatase 1D-like isoform X1, translated to MDEGIIFRMSAYSEQGGRKYMEDVVDIRIEYEPTQSPSPGEDYPKSQGHGGQGKAESEPTKQTENETHDQNVAAESAPVSAVWVESLSNEDSGNNSAPVSEEKVAGQAVDTRRSVAFFAVFDGHGGREAAHFARENLWELLKRQRGFWSKDHSEVCAALKKGFIACHHAMWKELPEWPKTVTGLPSTSGTTASVIVIRGVHMYVAHVGDSAVVVGVQENDSDIRLQALEITQDHKPELPKEKQRIERLGGSVMKKSGVNRVVWKRPRLTHNGPVRRSTVIDQIPFLAVARSLGDLWSYDFYSGEFVVSPEPDTTVMTLDPKRHRYIILGSDGLWNMMPPSNAVNMCSSHDKMVGPKGMSCACRLGCTALLFWKERMLRADNTTVIVLALQVRGDPPIPMHQDEIVVDMSTGMDHLPFPGTTYNTMCRVQPVSARASLDPPYEEPDDDMFFEEDGIYGEDHEGWPCLEW
- the LOC120544428 gene encoding protein phosphatase 1D-like isoform X2 yields the protein MDEGIIFRMSAYSEQGGRKYMEDVVDIRIEYEPTQSPSPGEDYPKSQGHGGQGKAESEPTKQTENETHDQNVAAESAPVSAVWVESLSNEDSGNNSAPVSEEKVAGQAVDTRRSVAFFAVFDGHGGREAAHFARENLWELLKRQRGFWSKDHSEVCAALKKGFIACHHAMWKELPEWPKTVTGLPSTSGTTASVIVIRGVHMYVAHVGDSAVVVGVQENDSDIRLQALEITQDHKPELPKEKQRIERLGGSVMKKSGVNRVVWKRPRLTHNGPVRRSTVIDQIPFLAVARSLGDLWSYDFYSGEFVVSPEPDTTVMTLDPKRHRYIILGSDGLWNMMPPSNAVNMCSSHDKMVGPKGMSCACRLGCTALLFWKERMLRADNTTVIVLALQVRGDPPIPMHQDEIVVDMSTGMDHLPFPGTTYNTMCRVQPEEPDDDMFFEEDGIYGEDHEGWPCLEW